Proteins from a single region of Rhizobium leguminosarum bv. trifolii WSM1325:
- a CDS encoding amidohydrolase (KEGG: rec:RHECIAT_CH0002235 probable hippurate hydrolase protein~TIGRFAM: amidohydrolase~PFAM: peptidase M20), which produces MTIDKDALHAEMTAWRRDLHAHPEFGFEERRTSAFVAAKLREFGFDEVTEGIGGTGVVGTLKRGNGNRAIALRADMDALRINEQAELSHRSQNPGIMHACGHDGHTAMLLGAAKVLAGEGGFDGTVRFIFQPAEEWGKGALAMIADGLFERFPFDEIYGIHNMPGIDIGRFHTRPEAIMSAEDNFEITLTGVGGHAARPHWGNEVLVAACALVTNLQTIVSRRLDPADIAVVSVTELITDGTRNALPGFARILGDARSFRSEISETIEKQMRVIAEGTAMTHNIKADVVYTREFIPLMNDPSLTEEALSVARDLYDASNVAIASKPMTGSEDFAQFLTRVPGCFVFLGNGEHSPPLHNPTYDFNDAGLLHGANFHAGIVRRRLQTS; this is translated from the coding sequence ATGACAATCGACAAGGATGCGCTGCATGCGGAAATGACAGCGTGGAGACGCGATCTCCACGCTCATCCCGAATTTGGCTTCGAGGAGCGGCGGACATCCGCCTTCGTTGCGGCCAAGCTGCGGGAATTCGGCTTCGACGAGGTCACCGAGGGCATCGGCGGCACCGGCGTCGTCGGAACGCTGAAACGCGGCAACGGCAATCGCGCCATTGCCCTGCGTGCCGATATGGATGCGCTCAGGATCAACGAACAGGCGGAGCTCTCGCACCGGTCCCAAAACCCGGGAATCATGCATGCTTGCGGTCACGACGGCCACACCGCCATGCTGCTCGGCGCAGCAAAGGTCCTGGCCGGGGAAGGCGGTTTCGACGGCACGGTACGCTTCATCTTCCAGCCTGCAGAAGAATGGGGCAAAGGCGCGCTGGCAATGATCGCCGATGGGCTCTTCGAAAGATTCCCCTTCGACGAGATCTACGGCATCCACAACATGCCGGGGATCGACATTGGCCGCTTCCATACGCGTCCTGAAGCGATCATGTCCGCCGAGGACAATTTCGAGATTACGCTGACCGGCGTCGGCGGCCACGCCGCCCGGCCTCACTGGGGCAATGAAGTGCTCGTCGCGGCCTGCGCGCTCGTGACCAATCTGCAGACCATCGTCTCGCGGCGACTGGATCCGGCCGACATCGCCGTCGTCTCCGTCACTGAGCTGATCACCGACGGCACGAGGAATGCGCTTCCCGGCTTCGCCCGCATTCTGGGCGACGCCCGCAGCTTTCGCTCGGAGATCAGCGAGACGATCGAGAAGCAGATGCGCGTGATCGCCGAGGGTACCGCCATGACGCACAACATCAAGGCTGACGTCGTCTACACCAGGGAATTCATCCCTCTCATGAACGATCCGTCGTTGACGGAGGAGGCCTTGAGCGTCGCACGCGATCTGTACGACGCTTCAAATGTCGCCATCGCGAGCAAGCCCATGACCGGATCCGAAGACTTCGCGCAGTTCCTTACGCGGGTTCCGGGCTGTTTCGTGTTCCTTGGCAACGGCGAGCATTCGCCGCCACTTCATAACCCGACCTATGACTTCAACGATGCCGGCCTCCTGCATGGGGCAAACTTCCACGCAGGGATTGTGCGTCGACGGCTTCAGACAAGCTGA
- a CDS encoding amidase, hydantoinase/carbamoylase family (KEGG: rec:RHECIAT_CH0002234 probable N-carbamoyl-L-amino acid amidohydrolase protein~TIGRFAM: amidase, hydantoinase/carbamoylase family~PFAM: peptidase M20; peptidase dimerisation domain protein): MTARSIDAARLLWRIRTLGEIGRDSDGRLVRLAASDAEKLGRDQFVVWIEDAGLAVAVDRIGNIFGIWKPDGVADEAPLLLGSHIDTVIGAGIYDGCYGALSGLEVIETLKAEGLAPSRPIVVAAFTNEEGARYAPDMMGSLVYAGGLDVDAALATIGTDGTILGQELERIGYAGEHEPGFLRPHAYIELHIEQGPVLEREGIPVGAVEDLQGISWQRVTITGDANHAGTTPISMRRDAGHAAARVVIFLRERAKASNTPTVATVGCMRFEPDVINVIPSRATFTVDLRDPDEDRLREEETALTNFLEILSTEEQVGISVERLARFEPVKFDQGIVGLIEKAARDRGLACRRMTSGAGHDAQMIARIAPSAMIFVPSIGGISHNPREYTADEDLVAGANILLDVVRQLAKEGLPA, translated from the coding sequence ATGACCGCGCGATCCATCGATGCGGCGCGTCTGCTTTGGCGCATCAGGACGCTCGGCGAAATCGGCCGGGATAGCGACGGCCGGCTCGTGCGGCTGGCAGCTTCTGATGCCGAAAAACTCGGCCGCGACCAATTCGTCGTATGGATCGAGGACGCAGGGCTCGCCGTCGCCGTCGATCGCATCGGCAACATCTTCGGCATCTGGAAACCGGACGGCGTCGCCGACGAAGCGCCCCTGCTGCTCGGCTCGCATATCGACACCGTCATCGGCGCCGGTATCTATGACGGCTGCTACGGCGCGCTATCCGGTCTGGAAGTCATCGAGACGCTGAAGGCCGAAGGCCTGGCGCCATCCCGGCCGATCGTCGTGGCGGCCTTCACCAATGAGGAAGGTGCGCGCTACGCGCCCGATATGATGGGGTCGCTGGTCTATGCCGGCGGTCTCGATGTCGACGCGGCTCTTGCCACCATTGGCACCGACGGGACGATACTTGGCCAGGAGCTCGAGCGGATCGGCTATGCCGGCGAACATGAGCCCGGCTTCCTCAGGCCGCACGCCTATATCGAGCTGCATATCGAGCAAGGCCCGGTCCTCGAACGCGAAGGCATTCCGGTCGGCGCCGTGGAAGACCTTCAAGGCATCTCCTGGCAGAGGGTGACCATCACCGGCGATGCCAATCACGCCGGAACAACGCCGATCTCCATGCGCCGAGACGCCGGGCATGCCGCCGCGCGAGTCGTCATCTTCCTGCGCGAGCGGGCGAAGGCTTCGAACACGCCGACGGTCGCGACAGTCGGCTGCATGCGCTTCGAACCTGATGTCATCAACGTGATCCCGTCGCGGGCAACCTTCACCGTCGACCTTCGCGATCCGGACGAGGATCGCCTCAGAGAAGAGGAGACCGCGCTCACCAACTTCCTGGAGATTCTATCAACCGAGGAGCAGGTCGGCATATCGGTGGAAAGGCTTGCCCGGTTCGAGCCTGTGAAGTTCGACCAAGGGATCGTCGGCCTCATCGAAAAGGCTGCGCGGGACCGGGGTCTCGCCTGCCGGCGGATGACCTCCGGCGCCGGCCACGACGCGCAGATGATTGCCAGGATCGCCCCGTCGGCGATGATCTTCGTCCCGAGCATCGGCGGGATCAGCCATAACCCGAGGGAATACACGGCCGACGAAGATCTCGTTGCCGGAGCGAACATCCTGCTGGATGTCGTTCGCCAGCTCGCCAAGGAAGGACTGCCGGCATGA
- a CDS encoding diaminopropionate ammonia-lyase (TIGRFAM: diaminopropionate ammonia-lyase~PFAM: Pyridoxal-5'-phosphate-dependent protein beta subunit~KEGG: smd:Smed_5076 diaminopropionate ammonia-lyase) produces MFLLNTTADYRLSLDPRDEKALGIAAAEEVERYLAFRDEHVVTPLVALPGLAREIGVGAIHVKDEGHRLGLGSFKALGGAYAVIRLVLEQAQQKLGRAIDMAELHSPDVRAVAQGMTVACATDGNHGRSVAQGAQLTGARAAIFVHSGVSNERVSAITRFGAEMIRVEGTYDESVREAARIAEAKGWIIVSDTSWPGYERIPGLVMQGYTALVREALRQMPEPPTHVFIQSGVGGVAAAVAGHLAIALGDRRPVFTVVDPARAACLFETARAGRPVAIAHGEPTVMAMLECYEPSLVAWRILSRAADAFMTVDEADAIEIMNRLARPISGDPAIVAGESGGVGLAAAIKAAADPAIKTALSIDQRSRIFVVNTEGATDPGKYEEITGLLPAVVAAKIQEGALI; encoded by the coding sequence ATGTTTCTTCTGAACACCACGGCAGACTATCGTCTGTCGCTTGATCCGAGAGACGAGAAAGCGCTCGGCATCGCCGCCGCCGAGGAGGTGGAGCGCTACCTCGCCTTTCGCGACGAGCATGTGGTTACACCGCTTGTGGCACTGCCAGGACTGGCGCGCGAAATCGGCGTCGGCGCGATCCACGTCAAGGACGAAGGCCATCGCCTCGGCCTCGGAAGCTTCAAGGCACTCGGCGGAGCCTATGCGGTGATCCGTCTCGTTCTCGAACAGGCGCAGCAGAAGCTCGGCCGCGCCATCGATATGGCCGAGCTGCATTCACCTGATGTCCGCGCCGTTGCACAAGGGATGACTGTCGCCTGCGCCACCGACGGTAACCATGGCCGCTCGGTTGCCCAGGGCGCGCAGCTCACCGGCGCGCGTGCCGCCATCTTCGTACACTCAGGCGTCAGCAACGAGCGCGTCAGCGCCATCACCCGCTTTGGCGCTGAGATGATCCGCGTTGAGGGAACCTATGACGAATCCGTACGGGAGGCGGCCCGCATAGCCGAGGCAAAGGGTTGGATCATCGTTTCGGACACGTCCTGGCCGGGCTACGAACGGATCCCCGGTCTGGTGATGCAAGGTTATACCGCCCTCGTCCGGGAGGCGCTCAGGCAGATGCCGGAGCCGCCGACCCATGTGTTCATCCAGTCCGGCGTCGGCGGCGTTGCCGCGGCGGTCGCCGGCCACCTGGCAATCGCGCTCGGCGACCGACGTCCCGTCTTCACAGTCGTCGATCCAGCCCGCGCGGCATGCCTCTTCGAGACGGCGCGCGCCGGGCGGCCTGTTGCGATCGCCCACGGCGAACCAACTGTCATGGCAATGCTGGAATGCTATGAACCTTCTCTTGTCGCGTGGCGGATTCTTTCCCGTGCCGCCGACGCCTTCATGACGGTGGACGAAGCGGACGCGATCGAGATCATGAACCGCCTTGCCCGTCCGATCTCCGGCGATCCGGCGATCGTCGCTGGAGAAAGCGGCGGCGTCGGCCTCGCAGCCGCCATCAAAGCCGCTGCCGACCCGGCGATCAAGACGGCGCTTTCGATCGACCAACGCTCCCGCATCTTCGTCGTCAACACGGAAGGCGCGACCGATCCGGGCAAATATGAAGAAATCACAGGACTGCTGCCGGCTGTCGTCGCTGCGAAGATCCAGGAGGGAGCCTTGATATGA
- a CDS encoding transcriptional regulator, AsnC family (PFAM: regulatory protein AsnC/Lrp family~SMART: regulatory protein AsnC/Lrp family~KEGG: smd:Smed_5075 putative transcriptional regulator, AsnC family): MSKRVQTSRLDAFDRKILAILQRDNTTPQRTIGEAVNLSAPAVQRRIKRMREEGIILADVSVIEPHAVGQAITIFVEVEVISETAKQIEHAKKEFAATAEIQQCYYVTGEADFILVVVVSSMADYEALTRRLFFGNNNVKRFRTFVAMDRVKVGLGVPVE, from the coding sequence TTGAGCAAGCGCGTTCAGACTTCCCGTCTCGATGCCTTCGACCGCAAGATCCTCGCCATTCTCCAGCGGGACAACACAACTCCGCAGCGAACGATCGGCGAGGCGGTGAACCTTTCGGCGCCCGCCGTTCAGCGCCGGATCAAGCGAATGAGGGAGGAGGGGATCATCCTGGCGGATGTCTCGGTCATCGAGCCGCACGCCGTCGGCCAGGCCATCACGATCTTCGTCGAGGTGGAGGTCATCAGCGAAACCGCCAAGCAGATCGAGCATGCGAAGAAAGAGTTCGCAGCCACAGCCGAGATTCAGCAATGTTATTACGTCACCGGCGAAGCGGATTTCATTCTTGTTGTCGTCGTGTCGTCGATGGCCGACTACGAGGCTCTGACGCGCAGGCTCTTTTTCGGCAACAACAACGTCAAGCGCTTCCGGACTTTCGTCGCGATGGATCGGGTCAAAGTCGGGCTTGGCGTGCCGGTCGAGTAA
- a CDS encoding aminotransferase class-III (PFAM: aminotransferase class-III~KEGG: rec:RHECIAT_PC0000657 probable beta-alanine-pyruvate aminotransferase protein), whose protein sequence is MDQLSKTNAPVLENFWMPFTANRQFKATPRLLAAAEGMYYTDIDGHQVLDGTAGLWCCNAGHGRKKIAQAVERQLATLDYAPTFQMGHPIAFDFAAKLAANAPGGPDAKLDRIFFTGSGSESVDTALKIAIAYQRAIGQGTRTRIIGREKGYHGVGFGGISVGGLVNNRRVFPQIPADHMRHTLDIGRNAFSKGLPAHGVELADDLERLVQLHGAETIAAVIVEPMSGSAGVVLPAKGYLEKLRATADKHGILLIFDEVITGFGRLGTPFATDYFGVVPDLITTAKGITNGTIPMGAVFASRRVYDGLMVGPDNAIELFHGYTYSGHPVACAAGLATLEIYEEEGLLTRASELAEYWQEALHSLNGLPQVVDIRNLGLVGAVELAPRDGAPGTRAYDIFVDCFEKGLLIRVTGDIIALSPPLIIEKDQIDTIVAILGDALKRAA, encoded by the coding sequence ATGGACCAGCTCAGCAAAACGAACGCGCCCGTACTCGAAAATTTCTGGATGCCGTTCACCGCGAACAGGCAATTCAAGGCCACGCCGCGGCTACTCGCAGCCGCAGAGGGCATGTACTACACCGACATCGATGGACATCAGGTGCTTGACGGCACGGCCGGGCTCTGGTGCTGCAACGCCGGCCACGGCCGCAAGAAGATCGCCCAAGCCGTCGAGCGACAGCTTGCAACCCTCGACTACGCGCCGACTTTTCAGATGGGGCATCCGATCGCCTTCGACTTCGCTGCGAAATTGGCTGCGAACGCGCCGGGCGGTCCTGACGCCAAGCTCGACAGGATCTTCTTCACCGGCTCGGGCTCGGAATCGGTCGATACGGCGCTCAAGATCGCCATCGCCTATCAGCGGGCGATCGGCCAGGGCACCCGCACACGGATCATCGGGCGCGAGAAGGGATATCATGGCGTCGGGTTCGGCGGCATTTCTGTCGGCGGTCTCGTCAACAACCGGCGGGTCTTCCCGCAAATACCGGCCGACCATATGCGCCACACGCTCGACATCGGGCGCAATGCGTTTTCAAAGGGCCTCCCCGCCCACGGCGTCGAACTGGCGGACGATCTCGAGCGCCTGGTGCAGTTGCACGGCGCCGAGACCATCGCGGCTGTCATCGTCGAGCCGATGTCGGGATCAGCAGGCGTCGTCCTGCCTGCGAAGGGCTATCTGGAGAAGCTGCGCGCAACCGCCGACAAGCACGGCATCCTGCTGATCTTCGACGAGGTCATCACCGGCTTCGGGCGTCTCGGCACCCCTTTTGCGACCGACTACTTCGGCGTCGTGCCCGACCTGATCACCACGGCAAAAGGCATCACCAACGGCACGATCCCGATGGGCGCGGTCTTTGCCAGCCGCAGGGTCTATGACGGCCTGATGGTCGGACCTGATAACGCGATCGAACTCTTCCATGGCTATACCTATTCCGGCCATCCGGTCGCCTGCGCAGCCGGGCTCGCTACGCTCGAGATCTACGAGGAGGAAGGCCTGCTGACGCGCGCATCCGAGCTCGCCGAATACTGGCAGGAGGCCCTTCATTCGCTGAATGGCCTGCCTCAGGTCGTCGACATCCGCAATCTCGGACTGGTCGGCGCGGTCGAACTGGCTCCTCGTGACGGGGCGCCGGGCACCCGCGCTTACGACATCTTCGTCGACTGCTTCGAAAAGGGCCTGCTGATCCGGGTGACCGGCGACATCATCGCGCTTTCTCCGCCGCTCATCATCGAGAAAGACCAGATCGACACGATCGTCGCGATACTCGGCGATGCGCTGAAGCGCGCGGCGTAA
- a CDS encoding transcriptional regulator, XRE family (PFAM: Cupin 2 conserved barrel domain protein; helix-turn-helix domain protein~SMART: helix-turn-helix domain protein~KEGG: ret:RHE_PF00433 MerR family transcriptional regulator): MSVDIGNRLRHLRIAHKLSQRELAKRTGVPNSTISLIESNASNPSVGALKRILDGIPIGLAEFFAFEPERPRKAFYAAEELVEIGKGAISYRQVGENLFGRSLQILKECYQPGADTGKVPLVHEGEEGGIVLSGRLEVTVDDERRILGAGDAYYFESRRPHRFRCVGPVPCEVISACTPPTF, encoded by the coding sequence ATGTCAGTCGATATCGGCAACCGTCTTCGTCATCTCCGCATCGCCCATAAGCTTTCCCAGCGTGAGCTCGCCAAACGCACCGGAGTGCCCAATTCGACGATCTCGCTGATCGAATCGAACGCCTCCAACCCGTCGGTCGGGGCCTTGAAGCGAATTCTGGACGGCATCCCCATTGGTCTGGCGGAATTCTTCGCCTTCGAGCCCGAGCGTCCAAGGAAAGCCTTCTATGCGGCCGAGGAGTTGGTGGAGATCGGCAAGGGCGCCATTTCCTACAGGCAGGTTGGAGAAAACCTGTTCGGGCGCAGCCTGCAAATACTCAAGGAATGTTACCAGCCGGGCGCCGATACCGGAAAGGTTCCGCTTGTTCACGAGGGGGAGGAGGGCGGGATCGTGCTCTCTGGAAGGCTCGAGGTGACGGTCGATGACGAGCGGCGTATCCTTGGAGCGGGTGACGCCTACTATTTCGAAAGCCGGCGCCCGCACCGCTTCCGCTGCGTCGGACCGGTGCCCTGCGAGGTCATCAGCGCCTGCACGCCGCCGACGTTCTAG
- a CDS encoding NADP oxidoreductase coenzyme F420-dependent (PFAM: NADP oxidoreductase coenzyme F420-dependent~KEGG: ret:RHE_PF00430 pyrroline-5-carboxylate reductase), whose product MKIDSIGFVGTGAITEAMVRGLLTEPAYASEIHVSPRSAHIAATLAEEFAAVRIAKDNQDVVERSDMVFLAIRPQVAEEVVRALSFRDGQMVVSLVAATERQALSEWIGADVHLVQAIPLPFVAGRQGVTAIYPPDTAVAALFDTLGTAVQCQSRKQYDLLAAASAMMSTYFGIMEQVAVWLERSGLEKAKGQAYIAPLFASLAQKANSPGNEPFSALSREFATKGGLNEQVLSDFEKKGGVAALTAALDGVLARIEGKN is encoded by the coding sequence ATGAAAATCGACAGTATCGGCTTCGTCGGAACCGGCGCAATTACCGAGGCCATGGTTCGCGGCCTTCTGACTGAGCCGGCCTATGCCTCCGAAATTCACGTTTCTCCACGAAGCGCTCACATCGCCGCGACGCTGGCAGAAGAATTCGCCGCCGTCAGAATTGCCAAGGACAATCAGGACGTCGTCGAACGCAGCGACATGGTGTTCCTGGCGATACGGCCGCAGGTCGCCGAGGAGGTCGTGCGTGCGCTTTCGTTCAGGGATGGCCAAATGGTCGTCAGCCTCGTTGCGGCGACGGAGCGCCAGGCCCTATCCGAGTGGATCGGCGCCGACGTGCATCTGGTGCAGGCGATCCCCCTGCCCTTCGTCGCAGGCCGGCAAGGCGTCACCGCCATCTATCCGCCCGATACCGCCGTCGCAGCGCTTTTCGACACGCTCGGAACGGCCGTCCAATGCCAGTCCAGAAAGCAATATGATCTTCTCGCGGCAGCGAGCGCAATGATGTCGACCTATTTCGGCATCATGGAGCAAGTTGCCGTCTGGCTGGAAAGAAGCGGCCTCGAAAAGGCGAAGGGACAGGCCTACATTGCGCCGCTCTTTGCAAGCCTCGCGCAGAAAGCGAACAGCCCCGGCAACGAACCGTTCAGCGCGCTGAGCCGCGAATTCGCGACCAAGGGAGGACTGAACGAGCAGGTTCTTTCAGACTTCGAGAAGAAGGGCGGCGTTGCCGCGCTGACCGCTGCACTCGATGGCGTGCTTGCCCGCATCGAGGGCAAGAACTAG